Proteins from one Ipomoea triloba cultivar NCNSP0323 chromosome 1, ASM357664v1 genomic window:
- the LOC115996245 gene encoding uncharacterized protein LOC115996245 yields MDSIPEYRKWMYNRLLPGKRGYTDEFLAGVEEFVNYACTLPVYESTNTIRCPCSKCKNRVHLSADEVRVHLYRKGFEPCYWVWTCHGEPVPTVNEQFLETRNENNQYETLVFDVGGSSFIPFNVQYNQEEDPHTSAQNFYDLLSTARQPLSPTCAEETELSYALKMMNIKATFNIPQLAMDQIFEYNKHIMGPDNRVPSRYYDSGKLISKLGLAHEKIDCCVNSCMLYYKSNINDRQCKFCGEPRFKPSPPTSTRGKEVPNKMMYYLPLIPRLQRLYASPSSAEHMRWHYENRRQPGVMCHPSDGEAWKHFDSQYPDFAADPRNVRLGLCADGFSPFGLNAKSYSCWPVMVVPYNLPPSMCMTPPYTFLTCIIPGQHNPKANIDVYLQPLIDELQLLWETGVLTYDVSLKQNFMMRAMLMWTINDFPAYGMLSGWQTAGKLACPYCNHCTKSFYLKNGRKTCWFDCHRQFLPMDHPFRKNRDSFIKQRVEKSRPPRIWTGEELLATVLMFPKITDGPIGRLEGFGCSHNWKKRSIFWDLPYWKDNILRHNLDVMHIEKNVFDNIFYTVMDVKGTRKNKDSPAARLDIKDLCSRPRLELVEHNGRYLMPKALQFEPRSSNCCL; encoded by the coding sequence ATGGATAGTATACCAGAATATCGAAAATGGATGTATAATCGATTGTTGCCCGGAAAGAGAGGATACACTGATGAGTTTTTAGCTGGTGTTGAGGAATTTGTTAATTATGCATGCACACTTCCAGTATACGAGTCGACAAATACAATTAGATGTCCATGTAGTAAATGCAAGAATAGAGTACACCTATCTGCTGATGAAGTCCGTGTTCACTTGTATAGGAAAGGATTTGAACCATGTTATTGGGTATGGACGTGTCACGGTGAACCTGTCCCCACAGTAAATGAACAATTTCTAGAGACACGTAATgaaaacaatcaatatgaaaCGTTGGTGTTTGATGTAGGTGGTTCATCATTTATTCCATTTAATGTGCAATATAACCAAGAAGAAGATCCACATACAAGTGCACAAAACTTTTATGATTTATTAAGCACTGCTAGGCAACCTTTATCCCCTACTTGTGCTGAGGAAACAGAGTTGTCATATGCGCTGAAGATGATGAATATAAAGGCAACATTTAACATTCCGCAGCTAGCAATGGATCAAATATTTGAGTACAATAAGCATATAATGGGTCCAGATAATCGTGTACCATCTAGGTATTACGATTCAGGGAAATTGATTTCAAAGCTTGGTCTTGCTCATGAGAAGATTGATTGTTGTGTTAATAGCTGCATGTTATACTATAAGTCTAATATCAATGACAGGCAGTGCAAGTTTTGTGGTGAGCCTCGTTTTAAACCAAGTCCACCTACTAGTACTCGTGGGAAAGAAGTGCCCAATAAAATGATGTATTATTTGCCTCTCATTCCTAGATTGCAGCGATTGTATGCCTCACCTAGTTCTGCTGAGCATATGCGGTGGCATTATGAAAATCGCCGCCAACCAGGTGTTATGTGTCATCCTTCTGATGGTGAGGCATGGAAACACTTTGATAGCCAATATCCTGACTTTGCAGCAGATCCTCGGAATGTCAGACTAGGTTTGTGTGCTGATGGCTTTTCTCCATTTGGTTTAAATGCTAAATCATATTCTTGTTGGCCAGTTATGGTTGTTCCATATAATCTTCCACCTTCAATGTGTATGACTCCCCCATATACATTTTTAACTTGTATTATTCCTGGGCAGCACAACCCAAAGGCCAACATTGATGTGTATCTACAGCCTTTAATTGATGAGCTTCAATTGTTATGGGAGACAGGAGTGTTAACTTATGATGTCTCGTTAAAGCAAAACTTTATGATGCGAGCTATGTTGATGTGGACCATTAATGACTTTCCTGCTTATGGTATGTTATCTGGATGGCAAACCGCAGGAAAACTAGCATGTCCTTATTGCAATCATTGTACtaaatctttttatttaaagaaTGGGCGTAAGACATGTTGGTTTGATTGTCATCGACAATTTCTTCCAATGGATCACCCCTTTAGAAAAAATCGTGATTCTTTCATCAAACAAAGGGTAGAGAAGTCAAGACCCCCGAGGATTTGGACAGGTGAAGAATTGTTGGCTACTGTGCTGATGTTTCCAAAGATTACTGATGGCCCAATCGGTCGACTTGAAGGGTTTGGATGTTCACATAATTGGAAGAAAAGAAGTATCTTTTGGGATTTACCATATTGGAAAGATAACATCCTTCGTCATAACCTGGACGTAATGCATATAGAGAAGAATGTGTTTGATAACATCTTCTACACAGTTATGGATGTTAAAGGAACAAGGAAAAACAAAGACTCACCTGCTGCTCGCTTGGATATAAAGGATTTATGTTCCAGGCCACGGTTAGAATTGGTGGAACATAATGGGCGATATCTTATGCCAAAGGCGCTACAGTTTGAGCCGAGATCATCAAATTGCTGTTTATGA